The Miltoncostaea oceani genome includes a region encoding these proteins:
- a CDS encoding sigma-70 family RNA polymerase sigma factor — MPGNRGGGIWPPAARDTGTRSPTSLVRQCVDLMRSDDQGLVERARDGVPEARAELFRRHWPSVWRRAFAVSGRRALADDIAQDAFVRAFAKLGDLGEPARFGAWIAQITTRRAIDVLRSEGRLTHLEDHDSPSVEWVDRSDADGDLQAAVARLPVERRSVIVMRYWLDLTPPEIAEALELPLGTVNSRLSRALADLRERLAETPRA; from the coding sequence ATGCCGGGGAACAGGGGCGGCGGCATTTGGCCGCCGGCGGCGCGCGACACCGGGACGCGTTCGCCCACCTCGCTCGTCAGACAGTGTGTGGACCTCATGCGATCTGACGACCAGGGTCTTGTCGAACGCGCCCGCGACGGGGTGCCCGAGGCGCGCGCGGAGCTCTTTCGTCGGCACTGGCCGTCGGTCTGGAGACGCGCTTTCGCCGTCTCAGGGCGCCGGGCACTCGCCGATGACATCGCCCAGGATGCGTTCGTGCGCGCCTTCGCCAAGCTCGGCGATCTCGGGGAGCCGGCGCGCTTCGGGGCATGGATCGCACAGATCACCACCCGGCGTGCGATCGACGTCCTGCGCTCGGAAGGGCGCCTCACCCACCTCGAGGACCATGACAGCCCGAGCGTGGAGTGGGTCGACCGGTCGGACGCGGACGGTGACCTGCAGGCGGCGGTCGCCCGCCTGCCCGTGGAGCGTCGTTCGGTCATCGTGATGCGCTACTGGCTCGATCTCACCCCGCCGGAGATCGCCGAGGCCCTCGAGCTTCCCCTCGGCACGGTCAACTCCCGCCTCTCCCGCGCGCTGGCCGATCTGCGCGAACGACTCGCGGAGACCCCCCGTGCCTGA
- a CDS encoding RNA polymerase sigma factor yields the protein MDAGVVTEQQSIHNGGATAEDLEELYRARLDVFVRVAAAITGDRDSARDAVHDAFAASLRDLAAFRREAALESWVWTAVVNSARNQRRGRRRRLRHEDPAATPEATATAVPPLDPEIRAMVAALPERQRLMLFLRYFADLDYATIGAVTGVSTGTVSATLSAAHSALRTAMETGGHR from the coding sequence ATGGATGCGGGTGTCGTGACAGAGCAGCAGTCGATCCACAACGGTGGCGCCACGGCGGAGGATCTCGAGGAGCTCTATCGCGCCCGACTCGACGTGTTCGTGCGGGTCGCGGCGGCGATCACCGGCGACCGCGATTCCGCCCGCGATGCGGTCCACGATGCCTTCGCGGCGTCCCTTCGCGATCTCGCAGCCTTCCGGCGGGAGGCGGCGCTCGAGAGCTGGGTCTGGACCGCGGTAGTCAACAGCGCGCGCAATCAGCGTCGCGGGCGCCGCCGGCGTCTGCGGCATGAGGACCCCGCAGCCACACCTGAGGCGACGGCCACCGCCGTTCCGCCGCTCGACCCTGAGATCCGGGCCATGGTCGCCGCGCTCCCGGAGCGGCAGCGCCTGATGCTGTTCCTGCGGTACTTCGCAGACCTCGACTACGCGACGATCGGAGCCGTCACGGGTGTGAGCACGGGAACCGTCAGCGCGACGCTCAGCGCCGCTCATTCCGCTCTTCGAACGGCCATGGAGACAGGAGGGCACCGATGA
- a CDS encoding permease-like cell division protein FtsX: MLREAKTARPTPSRRFRHLRWIPTVVGAVGLAALIGALIIATPTGRETSAPPTAGTAKPITTVRAYLRDEATIAEVGHLRAALARLLKDGRITSFRYESKSAALERLRSRLKNPSILDELPANPVPASFVVDLAPGIGGKGLARVLASEPAIDSGLGVR, translated from the coding sequence GTGCTGCGGGAGGCGAAGACGGCCCGACCGACTCCCTCTCGCAGGTTCCGGCACCTCCGCTGGATCCCGACCGTCGTCGGCGCAGTCGGTCTCGCTGCTCTCATCGGGGCCCTGATCATCGCTACGCCGACCGGACGCGAGACGAGTGCGCCGCCGACCGCCGGCACGGCCAAGCCGATCACGACGGTCAGGGCCTACCTCCGAGACGAGGCAACGATCGCCGAGGTCGGGCACCTCAGAGCCGCCCTCGCCCGGCTGCTGAAGGACGGCCGCATCACCTCGTTCCGTTACGAGTCGAAGAGCGCCGCCCTTGAGCGCCTGCGTTCGCGTCTGAAGAACCCATCAATCCTCGATGAGTTGCCCGCGAACCCGGTGCCCGCGAGCTTCGTCGTCGATCTCGCCCCAGGGATTGGAGGTAAGGGTCTCGCTCGGGTGCTGGCCTCGGAGCCCGCGATCGATTCAGGGCTCGGGGTCCGATGA
- a CDS encoding RNA polymerase sigma factor codes for MNVSPSDEELVGEARAGSRDAAGRLFDRHWRVVWRAAYAVSGSSEGAEDCAQDAFMRAFAHLGDYRGPSFRAWVTRIAVNRSLDHLRRARRLTPISEETVDPSVRMPAPDAALDRALRDLSADKRAIVVLRFWLGYSPPEVADLLGLPLGTVHSRLSRALNQLREDLEVTDVERA; via the coding sequence ATGAACGTCTCCCCGAGCGATGAAGAACTCGTTGGCGAGGCTCGCGCCGGGTCGCGCGATGCGGCCGGACGTCTCTTCGATCGGCACTGGCGCGTGGTCTGGCGGGCCGCCTACGCAGTCTCGGGCAGCTCGGAGGGAGCCGAGGATTGCGCGCAGGACGCATTCATGCGGGCCTTCGCCCACCTCGGCGACTACCGCGGCCCGAGCTTCCGGGCGTGGGTCACCCGTATCGCCGTGAACAGGAGCCTCGACCACCTCCGCCGCGCGCGACGCCTCACGCCGATCAGCGAGGAGACCGTCGATCCCTCGGTGAGGATGCCCGCCCCCGACGCGGCCCTCGATCGGGCGCTCCGGGATCTGTCCGCCGACAAGAGGGCGATCGTCGTCCTGCGCTTCTGGCTCGGATACAGCCCTCCCGAGGTCGCCGATCTGCTCGGACTGCCGCTCGGGACGGTCCACTCGCGTCTGTCGCGCGCGCTCAATCAGCTGCGAGAAGACCTGGAGGTGACCGATGTCGAGCGAGCTTGA